DNA from uncultured Fusobacterium sp.:
TTTGATTAGGTAGTCCTATCATTACACCTGTTCCCACTTGATATCCAACTTCTCTTAAATACTCTAAACATCTTTTTCTTACTTCAAATAAATGTTTATTGTCCATAGGATGTAAATGTTTATATATATCTAAATTAGTTGATTCTATTCTCAATAGATATCTATGAGCTCCAGCCTCAAACCATCTCTTATAAGTTTCCTTACTTTGTTCTCCAAGAGATAAAGTAATTCCTAATTTCCCATTTGAAAATTCTTTTATTGTTTTTACTAAATCCTCAATAAAAGCTACAAACTCCTCATCTTGTCTTTCTCCAGATTGAAGAGCTAGAGAAGCATAATTATTTTCATAAATCCATTTTACAGCTTCCATAATTTCCTCTTTAGACATAGAGAATCTTTCTACTTTTTGGTTATCTCTTCTTATTCCACAATATTTGCAATTCTTTATACATTTATTACTGATTTCTATTAAACCACGATAATATACTTTTCTTCCAACATATTTTTCTTTTATTTCATAAGCTTTTTTAAATAATAAATCTAAATCCTCTTTATTATCAATTTTCATCAGTTCTATTAAATCTTCTTTTGAAAAATTCTCTTGATTTAATATATCTTTAATTCTTTTACTCATACTTAATTATTCTCCTATCTTATCATTACTTGCTTTCTTTCTTGAGCTTTATACTGTTTAAATCCTATATGAAGATGTCCACGTCTAGGATAATATATAAGTTGATCAAAACTCTTTAAATTCTTTCTTACTTTTTCAAACTCTTTTCTACCTGCACTACCTTTTTTTAAGATAATATCTACTGCCATTCCTTTACGATGCCCTGATGAAGAGGAACCTCCCACTTTTTTATTTAATTTCTTACTCCTAAACCAACTTGAAACAATAATAGGACGCTTTAAAATTTCACGAACCTCATCTAATCTTCCAGCAGTATATCTTATATTTGTTCGCTCTTCCCAATCTGGAATATTCTTAATTCCTCTTTTTTTAGCAGTACTACTATAAATAGCTTCATTCATTGTAAAATATTTTGAAATTTTTTCATTTTTATTTATATCAGTTGATGAACAACCTATTATTAATAAAGCAAAAAAAATAACAATTATATTTTTCATACTATTCCCTTTCTCTTTTTAGCATATTCTACTGCCATTATACTTTTTCCATCTGAGAGCATAGTTACTGATACATCACTTAGATTTACTCTTTCAACTTCTACAAACTCATCTTCATCTAAGTGTTGATAAGTTTTTATTAAATCTTCTGCATAAAAGAGATAAAATTTTCCTTCTGAAATCCCAGGACTAGAATAATATTCATATATTTTTTCTATTTTCTTAGCTTTATATCCTGTTTCTTCCTCTAATTCACGAAGAGCTGCTTCCATAGGATCTTCATCTTTTTCTAATAGACCAGCTGGAATTTCAAGAGTTTCTTTTCTTACTGCTGGTCTATACTGTTTTACCAATAAAATACTATTATCTTCAAATACTGCT
Protein-coding regions in this window:
- a CDS encoding D-Ala-D-Ala carboxypeptidase family metallohydrolase: MKNIIVIFFALLIIGCSSTDINKNEKISKYFTMNEAIYSSTAKKRGIKNIPDWEERTNIRYTAGRLDEVREILKRPIIVSSWFRSKKLNKKVGGSSSSGHRKGMAVDIILKKGSAGRKEFEKVRKNLKSFDQLIYYPRRGHLHIGFKQYKAQERKQVMIR
- a CDS encoding NUDIX hydrolase; translation: MEKFKELEKKEIFKNEHIQVFSKKLKLPNNRIVNWTFTGRRDAVGVIAVFEDNSILLVKQYRPAVRKETLEIPAGLLEKDEDPMEAALRELEEETGYKAKKIEKIYEYYSSPGISEGKFYLFYAEDLIKTYQHLDEDEFVEVERVNLSDVSVTMLSDGKSIMAVEYAKKRKGIV
- the hydE gene encoding [FeFe] hydrogenase H-cluster radical SAM maturase HydE; translated protein: MSKRIKDILNQENFSKEDLIELMKIDNKEDLDLLFKKAYEIKEKYVGRKVYYRGLIEISNKCIKNCKYCGIRRDNQKVERFSMSKEEIMEAVKWIYENNYASLALQSGERQDEEFVAFIEDLVKTIKEFSNGKLGITLSLGEQSKETYKRWFEAGAHRYLLRIESTNLDIYKHLHPMDNKHLFEVRKRCLEYLREVGYQVGTGVMIGLPNQTEEDLVNDILFYKEMDIDMIGMGPYILHKDTPLGKEWKDIVVSEEKRVELGLKMIAITRILLKDVNIAATTALQGLDPKGREKGLLAGANILMPTATALEHKGKYLLYDNKPGINDSVEKAKEDMDKKVKSIGDEIVYGEWGDSIHFKEKKNKI